The following are from one region of the Nitrospiraceae bacterium genome:
- a CDS encoding NAD(+)/NADH kinase produces the protein MKSKSIGILTKPKFPQVKTTLHAVVTWLRARNIDVILDTTSASLLGESGGIQKTQLAGKAGVILVLGGDGTMLNAARLAAEQGIPILGVNMGGLGFLTEVQLEHLYPSLERVFANEYVLDERLMLRTHVHRHGETVAQGVVLNDVVISKGTLARMIELKVAIQGQFVTSLRGDGLIVSTPTGSTAYSLSAGGPIIDPAVQSLILTPICPHTLTHRPLIVPSSIEIDVTLTSKDDGAMATLDGQVGVAIAEGDTVAIQASEHRTRLIRFPETHYYEVLREKLNWGDR, from the coding sequence ATGAAAAGCAAGAGCATTGGAATTTTGACTAAGCCCAAATTTCCACAGGTCAAGACCACCCTCCATGCGGTCGTCACATGGCTTCGAGCTCGGAACATCGACGTCATCTTGGATACAACGTCGGCAAGCCTTCTGGGCGAGTCCGGGGGCATTCAGAAAACCCAACTGGCTGGGAAGGCCGGTGTCATTCTTGTCCTAGGCGGTGATGGGACAATGCTCAACGCGGCCAGACTGGCGGCGGAGCAAGGGATTCCGATCCTTGGTGTCAATATGGGTGGGCTCGGGTTCTTAACTGAGGTCCAGTTAGAGCATTTGTATCCCTCGCTGGAGCGAGTCTTCGCCAATGAATACGTCTTGGATGAGCGGCTCATGCTGAGGACGCATGTGCATCGGCATGGAGAAACCGTCGCCCAAGGAGTGGTGCTGAATGATGTGGTGATCAGTAAGGGTACGCTAGCCCGCATGATCGAGTTGAAGGTGGCCATCCAAGGGCAGTTCGTCACGAGTCTTCGCGGGGACGGATTGATCGTGAGCACACCCACCGGATCGACGGCTTATTCTCTGTCCGCGGGGGGACCTATTATTGATCCTGCAGTGCAGTCTTTGATTCTCACACCGATATGTCCGCACACCCTCACCCATCGTCCCTTGATCGTACCCAGCAGCATCGAGATCGATGTCACACTGACCAGCAAAGACGACGGTGCGATGGCGACGCTCGACGGTCAAGTGGGGGTGGCGATCGCAGAAGGGGACACGGTCGCGATTCAAGCATCGGAGCATCGAACAAGGCTGATCCGGTTTCCGGAGACTCACTACTATGAGGTGCTGCGAGAGAAGCTCAACTGGGGAGATCGGTAG
- a CDS encoding FAD-dependent oxidoreductase yields the protein MSVTGLKGETHVVIVVGAGPAGMAVANKMAEAGNEVIVLNRDIKFGGLAEYGIFPSKLKLRGGLKKTYWGILEAPNVHYFGNVSVGKSKDLTVEDLRELGASAVVFSTGAQGTKTIGVEGDSARGVFHAKDVVYHFNRLPGFGDRPFDMGKQVAVIGAGDVMVDIAHWLIRYKKVDRVTAVVRRGPAERKYNPKEIRAVCANMDVDGITKEFARIKDRLAAVGQNAEEVLKGLVDEFTKCEPKISETKMDFRFLASPKRILVDGNNRVRGLEMEENKLEPKGEDTAAVGLKQYYEFPCDSVVFAVGDKVDETVGLPYKSGVFVTNPHKTTNDPDDALFQAFDETSGKVFDGIFLAGWARKASEGLVGVAKRDGEWCAEVVSRYLKTKAPLSRASAEGILSKLQTILKNRNSHPVNVKGLRVLEAAEQAHKGPTDCIGAFKHVSNREMLGLIEKALS from the coding sequence ATGAGCGTGACAGGTTTGAAGGGAGAAACGCACGTCGTAATCGTGGTAGGAGCCGGCCCTGCGGGAATGGCTGTCGCCAACAAGATGGCGGAGGCAGGCAACGAAGTGATTGTCCTCAACCGCGATATCAAGTTCGGAGGGCTTGCGGAATACGGAATCTTTCCGAGCAAGTTGAAACTGCGCGGGGGGCTTAAAAAAACCTATTGGGGTATTTTGGAAGCACCCAACGTTCATTATTTCGGAAATGTGTCAGTCGGAAAAAGCAAGGACCTTACGGTTGAAGACCTCAGGGAACTTGGCGCCAGTGCGGTGGTCTTTTCAACCGGAGCGCAAGGAACGAAGACCATTGGCGTCGAAGGAGATAGCGCGCGGGGGGTCTTCCACGCGAAAGATGTGGTCTATCACTTCAATCGCTTACCCGGATTCGGGGATCGACCGTTTGATATGGGCAAGCAAGTGGCCGTCATTGGAGCAGGCGATGTGATGGTTGATATTGCCCACTGGTTGATTCGCTATAAGAAGGTCGATCGAGTCACGGCCGTGGTCCGGCGTGGACCTGCCGAGCGCAAGTACAACCCCAAAGAAATCCGGGCAGTATGCGCGAATATGGACGTGGACGGGATCACAAAGGAGTTCGCTCGCATTAAGGATCGTCTGGCCGCAGTAGGTCAAAACGCGGAAGAAGTTCTCAAAGGCCTTGTAGACGAATTTACCAAGTGCGAACCGAAAATCAGCGAAACCAAAATGGATTTCAGGTTCTTGGCATCTCCGAAACGGATTCTCGTTGATGGGAACAACCGTGTCCGGGGTCTCGAAATGGAAGAGAACAAACTTGAGCCTAAAGGGGAAGATACGGCTGCAGTGGGACTCAAACAGTATTACGAGTTCCCGTGCGACTCCGTGGTCTTCGCCGTGGGCGACAAGGTCGATGAAACCGTCGGTCTACCGTATAAGAGCGGCGTGTTCGTAACCAATCCCCATAAGACAACCAACGACCCGGACGATGCACTCTTTCAAGCGTTTGACGAGACCTCAGGGAAAGTGTTTGATGGCATATTCCTCGCCGGCTGGGCTCGCAAGGCAAGCGAAGGACTCGTAGGGGTGGCCAAACGGGACGGGGAGTGGTGTGCCGAAGTCGTGTCGCGTTATCTCAAAACGAAGGCTCCGTTGAGCAGGGCGAGCGCGGAAGGGATACTCAGTAAACTGCAGACCATCCTCAAGAATCGAAACAGCCACCCGGTGAATGTCAAAGGCCTGCGTGTACTCGAAGCAGCCGAGCAGGCTCACAAAGGCCCGACGGATTGCATCGGAGCTTTCAAGCACGTGAGCAATCGAGAAATGTTAGGGCTGATCGAGAAAGCCCTGTCGTAG
- a CDS encoding class II fumarate hydratase: MKKPLGSQAQPHASKPPLNSGKTRMERDTMGELAVPEDAYYGVQTARAIENFPISSLRFPRAMIRAMGLIKRAAATVNESHGLLDKKQTDVMRQAASEVVEGKLDAEFPVDIFQTGSGTSTNMNTNEVISNRATELLGGARGSKLVHPNDHVNLGQSSNDVIPTAIHIAAVEMMERQLLPALIRLQKALDRKAREFDKIVKIGRTHLQDATPVRLGQEFGGYARQIELGIQRVKRAQESLGEVALGGTAVGTGLNCHPDFARKALAIITKETGCSFREASNHFEAQSTQDSLVEASGELRTIAVSLMKIANDIRWLGSGPRCGLGEINLPETQPGSSIMPGKVNPVIAESMTMVCAQVIGNDVTVTVAGQAANFELIVMLPVMAYNLLQSIELLATASHNFATRCIEGIKANEERCRSLIEESLAMCTALAPEIGYEAAAKLAKDAYKSGKTVRAVAKEQKVLSEKRLNELLDPWRMTEPGGPIGSAGG; the protein is encoded by the coding sequence ATGAAGAAGCCCTTAGGGTCACAGGCACAGCCCCACGCGTCCAAGCCTCCCTTGAATTCAGGAAAGACCCGCATGGAGCGGGATACTATGGGCGAATTGGCTGTGCCAGAGGACGCATATTACGGGGTGCAGACAGCCAGGGCGATCGAAAACTTTCCAATTAGCTCACTCCGGTTTCCTCGTGCCATGATTCGAGCGATGGGACTGATCAAACGAGCCGCAGCGACGGTCAATGAATCGCATGGCCTCCTGGACAAGAAACAAACTGATGTGATGCGGCAAGCTGCATCAGAAGTGGTGGAGGGAAAACTCGACGCGGAATTTCCCGTGGATATTTTCCAAACCGGATCCGGTACCTCGACCAACATGAATACCAACGAGGTGATCTCAAACCGCGCGACCGAATTGCTTGGCGGAGCGCGTGGCAGCAAACTGGTGCATCCAAACGACCACGTCAATCTCGGCCAATCGAGCAACGACGTTATTCCAACGGCCATTCACATCGCGGCGGTAGAAATGATGGAGCGCCAACTTCTTCCGGCACTCATCCGCTTACAGAAGGCCCTCGATCGAAAGGCGAGGGAATTTGACAAGATCGTGAAGATCGGTCGTACCCACTTACAGGACGCGACGCCGGTGAGACTGGGACAGGAATTCGGTGGCTATGCGCGTCAAATCGAGCTCGGTATCCAGCGGGTGAAGCGAGCACAAGAATCGCTCGGCGAAGTCGCGCTCGGTGGTACGGCGGTTGGCACCGGCCTCAATTGTCATCCGGACTTCGCACGTAAGGCACTGGCGATTATCACAAAGGAAACCGGTTGTTCGTTTAGGGAGGCGTCCAATCATTTTGAGGCCCAGTCGACTCAAGACTCGCTCGTGGAAGCGAGCGGAGAATTACGAACGATTGCCGTAAGCCTGATGAAAATAGCCAATGACATCCGTTGGCTGGGTTCCGGACCCCGCTGTGGGCTTGGGGAGATCAATTTGCCAGAAACCCAACCGGGTTCGTCGATTATGCCGGGCAAAGTGAACCCTGTCATTGCGGAATCGATGACGATGGTCTGTGCCCAGGTGATCGGAAACGATGTGACCGTCACCGTTGCAGGACAGGCAGCCAACTTCGAACTGATCGTCATGTTGCCTGTCATGGCATACAACCTTCTACAATCCATCGAGTTATTAGCGACGGCGTCGCATAACTTTGCAACTCGCTGTATCGAGGGTATTAAGGCCAACGAGGAACGTTGCCGGAGTTTAATCGAAGAGAGCTTAGCGATGTGTACGGCGTTGGCTCCGGAGATTGGATACGAAGCTGCGGCGAAGCTCGCGAAGGATGCGTACAAATCGGGGAAGACGGTACGAGCGGTGGCAAAAGAACAGAAGGTCCTGTCCGAAAAACGGCTGAACGAGTTGCTGGACCCCTGGCGTATGACTGAGCCGGGAGGTCCAATTGGCAGTGCGGGGGGATAA
- a CDS encoding Hsp20/alpha crystallin family protein encodes MTAVMRWDPFRELEDMSDRLNRMFARPATRTNGKETMIVADWTPSVDISETDGEYLIKAELPDVKREDVKVMLEDGVLTIQGERKQEREEKGKKYHRVERSYGSFVRSFSLPDVIDEEKVKAEFRDGLLNLHLPKSEKAKPKAIEVKVG; translated from the coding sequence ATGACGGCTGTTATGCGCTGGGATCCATTTCGTGAGTTGGAAGACATGTCCGATCGGCTCAATCGCATGTTTGCACGGCCTGCTACACGAACCAATGGAAAAGAAACGATGATCGTTGCGGATTGGACTCCTTCCGTTGATATCAGTGAAACCGACGGGGAATACCTGATCAAGGCGGAGCTTCCTGATGTCAAGAGAGAGGATGTGAAGGTCATGCTGGAAGACGGCGTCCTCACGATTCAGGGAGAACGCAAACAGGAACGAGAAGAGAAGGGCAAGAAGTATCATCGGGTCGAGCGGTCCTACGGGAGCTTCGTTCGAAGCTTTAGCTTGCCTGATGTGATCGATGAAGAGAAGGTCAAGGCAGAGTTTAGGGACGGACTGTTGAATCTCCATCTGCCGAAATCAGAGAAGGCCAAGCCGAAGGCGATTGAGGTGAAAGTCGGCTAA
- a CDS encoding citrate synthase, which translates to MPHDFMPGLAGVPAAKSAVSDVDGQRGVLEYRGIRVEDLCMKSSYLETAFLLLFGHLPTEPEMTRWTTDITHHRRIKFKIIDLMKCLPEQGHPMDALQAAVAALGMFYPGRNVKDVENNYWSVVRLVAKLPTIVAAWARLRHGDAPIPPRDELGFSENFLYMLTEQTPPPLWSEILDDCFILHAEHTMNASTFTGLVTASTLADPYTVVASSIGALKGPLHGGANEEVVQMLKEIGSPERARRYVEDKIRGKHKLMGFGHRVYKVKDPRATVLQGLCERLFKESAPSPLYEIALEVEETARDLLQGKGIYPNVDFYSGVLYDKMGISVDLFTPLFAMSRVSGWLAHWLEQLNENKLFRPEQIYSGEHNRPYVPLDKR; encoded by the coding sequence ATGCCACATGATTTCATGCCGGGTCTTGCCGGAGTGCCAGCCGCTAAATCAGCGGTCAGTGACGTAGATGGACAGCGCGGTGTACTCGAATACCGCGGTATCCGTGTCGAAGACCTCTGCATGAAATCCTCCTATCTCGAGACTGCATTTCTCCTCCTCTTTGGGCATCTCCCGACAGAACCAGAAATGACTCGGTGGACCACGGACATCACCCATCATCGCCGAATCAAATTCAAGATCATTGATCTGATGAAGTGCTTGCCGGAGCAGGGCCACCCCATGGATGCCTTACAGGCGGCGGTAGCTGCTCTCGGTATGTTCTATCCGGGGCGGAACGTAAAAGATGTTGAGAATAATTATTGGTCAGTCGTGCGGTTAGTGGCCAAACTCCCCACGATTGTGGCAGCCTGGGCCAGGCTCCGCCACGGCGATGCCCCGATCCCTCCCCGCGACGAACTCGGATTTTCCGAAAACTTTCTGTACATGTTGACCGAACAGACACCGCCTCCGCTATGGAGCGAGATTTTAGACGATTGTTTCATCTTGCACGCCGAGCACACGATGAATGCGTCGACGTTTACCGGCCTCGTCACGGCATCAACCCTAGCGGATCCATACACCGTCGTTGCATCATCGATTGGCGCACTGAAAGGTCCCTTGCACGGGGGGGCGAATGAAGAAGTCGTCCAGATGTTGAAAGAGATCGGTTCGCCGGAACGAGCACGGCGATACGTTGAAGACAAGATTCGGGGAAAACACAAGCTGATGGGATTCGGCCACCGCGTGTACAAGGTCAAGGATCCGCGAGCAACTGTCCTGCAAGGCCTCTGCGAACGACTGTTCAAGGAATCCGCCCCATCGCCCCTGTACGAAATTGCCTTAGAAGTTGAGGAAACAGCCCGAGACCTGCTGCAGGGGAAAGGCATCTATCCCAATGTCGATTTTTATTCTGGCGTCCTGTACGACAAAATGGGCATCAGCGTGGATCTTTTTACCCCGCTCTTTGCTATGTCGCGTGTTTCCGGGTGGCTGGCACACTGGTTGGAACAGCTCAATGAGAACAAGCTTTTCAGACCGGAGCAGATCTACTCCGGTGAGCACAATCGCCCATACGTGCCACTCGACAAACGCTAG